The following are encoded together in the Erwinia sp. E602 genome:
- the ybfE gene encoding LexA regulated protein: protein MAKENTDRTTIDLFADERRPGRPKTNPLTRDEQLRINKRNQLKRDKVRGLKRVELKMNSEAVDALNQLAEARNMSRSELIEEMLLAQLQHLPS, encoded by the coding sequence ATGGCAAAAGAAAACACGGACCGCACCACGATCGATCTGTTTGCAGACGAACGTCGCCCGGGACGACCGAAAACCAATCCGCTTACGCGTGATGAGCAACTGCGGATCAACAAACGCAACCAGCTCAAGCGCGACAAGGTTCGCGGACTTAAGCGCGTTGAGTTGAAAATGAACAGCGAGGCGGTTGACGCGCTGAATCAGCTGGCGGAAGCGCGCAATATGAGCCGCAGCGAGCTGATTGAAGAGATGCTGCTGGCTCAGTTACAGCACCTGCCATCCTGA
- the pgm gene encoding phosphoglucomutase (alpha-D-glucose-1,6-bisphosphate-dependent) has translation MARHPRAGQPARQSDLINVAQLTSQYYVLQPEAGNAEHAVKFGTSGHRGSAGRHSFNETHILAIAQAIAEERKKNGITGPCYVGKDTHALSEPALISVLEVLTANGVDVIVQLDNGYTPTPAISNAILEHNKTATAQADGIVITPSHNPPEDGGIKYNPPNGGPADTNVTKVVEDRANALIKAGLKEVRRISLDQAWASGHLQEKDLIQPYVEGLAQIVDIAAIQKAGLKIGVDPLGGSGIAYWQRIAEHYNLDLTIVNDAVDQTFRFMHLDHDGIIRMDCSSESAMAGLLALRDKFDLAFANDPDYDRHGIVTPAGLMNPNHYLAVAIQYLFQHRPQWGKEVAVGKTLVSSAMIDRVVADIGRKLVEVPVGFKWFVDGLFDGSFGFGGEESAGASFLRFDGTPWSTDKDGIIMCLLAAEITAVTGKNPQQHYDELAARFGAPSYNRIQAPATSAQKAALSKLSPEMVSAATLAGDPITARLTAAPGNGASIGGLKVMTENGWFAARPSGTEDAYKIYCESFLGAEHREQIEKEAVEIVSAVLKNA, from the coding sequence ATGGCCAGACACCCCCGTGCCGGACAACCCGCCCGGCAGAGCGATTTGATAAACGTTGCACAATTAACCTCACAGTATTATGTGCTGCAGCCTGAAGCAGGCAATGCAGAGCACGCGGTGAAGTTTGGTACTTCCGGCCACCGCGGCAGCGCGGGGCGTCACAGCTTTAACGAGACGCATATCCTGGCGATTGCCCAGGCGATTGCCGAAGAGCGTAAAAAAAATGGCATCACGGGGCCGTGCTATGTGGGGAAAGATACCCATGCGCTGTCTGAACCGGCGCTGATCTCGGTACTGGAAGTGCTGACGGCCAACGGCGTGGATGTAATAGTGCAGCTGGATAACGGCTATACGCCTACGCCCGCCATCTCCAATGCGATTCTCGAACACAATAAAACGGCGACCGCGCAGGCCGACGGCATTGTAATTACCCCGTCGCACAACCCACCGGAAGATGGCGGCATCAAGTACAACCCGCCAAACGGCGGTCCGGCCGATACCAACGTCACCAAAGTGGTTGAAGACAGGGCTAACGCGCTGATCAAAGCCGGACTGAAAGAGGTGCGCCGCATCAGCCTCGATCAGGCGTGGGCCAGCGGCCATCTGCAGGAGAAAGATCTGATCCAACCGTACGTTGAAGGTCTGGCACAGATCGTTGATATCGCGGCGATTCAGAAGGCCGGCCTGAAGATCGGCGTCGACCCGCTTGGCGGTTCCGGTATCGCTTACTGGCAGCGCATTGCGGAGCATTACAATCTGGATCTGACCATCGTTAACGATGCCGTCGACCAGACTTTCCGCTTTATGCACCTCGATCATGACGGCATTATCCGCATGGACTGCTCGTCCGAGTCGGCGATGGCCGGCCTGCTGGCGCTGCGTGATAAGTTCGATCTGGCCTTCGCCAACGATCCGGATTACGACCGTCACGGCATTGTGACCCCGGCCGGCCTGATGAACCCGAACCACTACCTGGCGGTAGCGATTCAGTACCTGTTCCAGCATCGCCCGCAGTGGGGCAAAGAGGTAGCGGTTGGCAAAACGCTGGTCTCCAGCGCGATGATTGACCGGGTGGTGGCGGACATTGGCCGTAAGCTGGTGGAAGTGCCGGTGGGCTTTAAATGGTTTGTTGATGGCCTGTTCGACGGCAGCTTCGGTTTCGGCGGTGAAGAGAGCGCGGGGGCCTCGTTCCTGCGCTTCGACGGCACACCGTGGTCCACCGATAAAGACGGCATCATCATGTGCCTGCTGGCTGCAGAGATCACTGCGGTAACCGGTAAGAATCCACAGCAGCACTACGATGAGCTGGCGGCCCGCTTCGGCGCACCAAGCTATAACCGTATCCAGGCACCGGCAACGTCCGCGCAGAAAGCCGCGCTGTCTAAGCTCTCGCCGGAAATGGTCAGCGCCGCGACGCTGGCCGGTGATCCGATCACCGCCCGCCTGACCGCCGCGCCGGGCAACGGTGCCTCGATCGGTGGTCTGAAGGTGATGACGGAAAACGGCTGGTTTGCCGCGCGTCCGTCCGGTACCGAAGACGCCTATAAGATCTACTGCGAAAGTTTCCTCGGCGCTGAGCATCGTGAGCAGATCGAGAAAGAAGCGGTTGAGATCGTCAGTGCGGTGCTGAAAAACGCCTGA
- the ybfF gene encoding esterase, producing MNLNVRLQSEQSASGDCPLVLIHGLFGSLDNLGILARELKSHRQIVQFDVRNHGLSPRASEMDYRQMAQDVLDSLDDLGIDRFSAIGHSMGGKITMALTALAPERVAEIVVIDIAPVAYPTRHHDEIIAALKAVTAAGITSRTEAATLMRERLAEEGVIQFLLKSFHNGEWRFNVPAIEACYGQIIGWQPQPAWPHPALFIRGELSPYIRDDYRGAILAQFPQARAHVVAGAGHWVHAEKPDAVLRTIRRFFAL from the coding sequence ATGAATTTGAATGTCCGCCTGCAATCTGAACAATCCGCCAGCGGTGACTGCCCGCTGGTGCTGATCCACGGCCTGTTTGGCAGCCTGGATAATCTCGGGATCCTGGCACGTGAGCTGAAGAGCCACCGCCAGATCGTTCAGTTTGACGTACGCAACCACGGCCTGTCGCCGCGCGCCAGCGAGATGGACTATCGGCAGATGGCGCAGGATGTTCTCGATTCACTGGACGATCTGGGCATCGACCGTTTCAGCGCCATTGGCCACTCGATGGGCGGAAAAATCACCATGGCGCTGACCGCACTGGCACCTGAGCGGGTCGCAGAAATTGTGGTGATCGATATCGCGCCGGTGGCTTACCCGACCCGCCACCACGACGAGATCATTGCCGCGCTAAAGGCGGTGACTGCCGCTGGCATCACCTCGCGCACGGAAGCGGCTACCCTGATGCGGGAACGGCTGGCGGAAGAGGGCGTGATTCAGTTCCTGCTAAAATCGTTTCACAACGGTGAGTGGCGTTTTAACGTGCCGGCGATCGAAGCCTGCTACGGGCAAATTATCGGCTGGCAGCCGCAGCCAGCGTGGCCCCACCCGGCACTGTTTATTCGCGGTGAGCTGTCGCCGTATATCCGTGATGACTACCGGGGAGCCATCCTGGCGCAGTTCCCGCAGGCGCGGGCACACGTGGTGGCCGGGGCCGGTCACTGGGTGCATGCCGAGAAGCCTGATGCGGTTTTACGCACAATTCGTCGTTTTTTTGCGCTGTAA
- the pxpB gene encoding 5-oxoprolinase subunit PxpB has translation MQHARYYLLGERTAVLELEPPFSLTAQQRVWSLAQQLQPLPQVLDVVPGMNNLSVILREAPHNAAEVLAWLQQAWQQSGSQEAEFRRVDIPVIYGGSGGADLQHVARHHGLNARQVVEMHAAAEYVVCFIGFQPGFPYLAGLDPRLHTPRRDTPRVRVPAGSVAIGGSQTGIYPLESPGGWQLIGHTATALFLPDRQPPVLLRPGDRLRFVPQKEGVC, from the coding sequence GTGCAACACGCGCGATATTATCTGTTAGGAGAACGTACGGCGGTGCTGGAGCTGGAGCCGCCGTTTTCACTCACCGCGCAGCAGCGGGTCTGGAGCCTGGCGCAGCAGCTGCAGCCGCTCCCGCAGGTGCTGGACGTGGTGCCGGGCATGAATAACCTTAGCGTGATCCTGCGCGAAGCGCCGCATAACGCCGCGGAAGTGCTGGCGTGGCTGCAGCAGGCGTGGCAGCAGAGCGGGTCGCAGGAGGCGGAATTCCGCCGCGTCGACATCCCGGTGATTTACGGCGGCAGCGGCGGAGCCGATCTGCAGCACGTGGCGCGCCATCACGGCCTGAACGCTCGCCAGGTGGTGGAGATGCATGCCGCCGCTGAGTACGTAGTGTGCTTTATCGGCTTCCAGCCGGGGTTTCCCTACCTGGCCGGGCTGGACCCGCGCCTGCACACCCCACGCCGCGACACCCCAAGGGTGCGGGTGCCCGCCGGGTCGGTCGCCATCGGCGGCAGCCAGACCGGCATCTATCCCCTTGAATCCCCTGGCGGCTGGCAGCTGATTGGCCACACCGCTACCGCGCTGTTTCTGCCCGATCGCCAGCCGCCGGTGCTGCTGCGCCCGGGCGATCGGCTGCGTTTTGTACCGCAAAAGGAGGGCGTATGTTAA
- the seqA gene encoding replication initiation negative regulator SeqA, with the protein MKTIEVDEELYRYIASHTQHIGESASDILRRMLKFTAGQSAPAAAAPARISAVATQPAVAVAEARPQDRVRAVRELLLSDEYAEQKKAVNRFMLILSTLYGLDAQAFGAATESLHGRTRVYFAGNQQTLVQNGTHTKPQHIPGTPYWVITNTNTERKRSMVEHIMQSMQFPAELTDKVCGTL; encoded by the coding sequence ATGAAAACGATCGAAGTCGACGAAGAGCTGTACCGCTATATCGCCAGCCACACTCAGCATATTGGTGAAAGCGCATCGGACATTTTACGCCGCATGCTGAAGTTTACCGCCGGTCAGAGCGCCCCCGCGGCGGCTGCCCCGGCACGGATTTCAGCCGTCGCTACTCAGCCTGCTGTCGCTGTCGCTGAGGCACGGCCACAGGATCGCGTGCGCGCGGTGCGTGAACTGCTGCTGTCCGATGAGTACGCCGAGCAGAAGAAAGCGGTAAACCGTTTTATGCTGATTCTGTCGACGTTATACGGTCTGGATGCTCAGGCATTCGGCGCAGCAACGGAGTCGCTGCACGGCCGCACGCGCGTCTATTTCGCCGGCAATCAGCAAACCCTGGTTCAGAACGGCACCCATACCAAGCCGCAGCACATTCCCGGCACGCCGTACTGGGTGATCACCAATACCAATACCGAGCGCAAACGCAGCATGGTGGAACACATCATGCAGTCCATGCAGTTCCCTGCGGAACTGACCGACAAAGTTTGCGGAACCCTCTAA
- the pxpC gene encoding 5-oxoprolinase subunit PxpC translates to MLTLIRAGLSSSLQDAGRPGWRQYGISLGGALDRPAMHTANLLVGNAPDSAVVEITLGQFCVEFGRDGWFALTGAGCHARLDGREVWTGWRTAVRKGQRLTLGLPSRGMRSYLAVDGGFALEPVLGSSGTDLQAGFGGFSGRRLADGDRLPLQPARRFKRPVGVRQLLWGNRVRALPGPEYQEFSEESQHAFWRSAWRLDPQSNRMGYRLQGNRLERENSRDLLSHGLVPGVVQVPPAGQPIVLLGDAQTTGGYPRIACVIEADLYHLAQLRLGEPLHFVHCTLEEAQRARAEQQRALQRMIWGLNHED, encoded by the coding sequence ATGTTAACCCTGATCCGCGCCGGTCTGAGCAGCTCGCTGCAGGATGCCGGCCGTCCCGGCTGGCGACAGTACGGCATCAGCCTCGGTGGGGCGCTGGATCGGCCAGCGATGCACACCGCCAATCTGCTGGTGGGCAACGCGCCCGACAGCGCGGTGGTGGAAATCACCCTGGGCCAGTTCTGCGTTGAGTTTGGTCGCGACGGCTGGTTTGCCTTAACCGGGGCAGGGTGCCATGCGCGGCTTGACGGGCGTGAGGTGTGGACCGGCTGGCGCACCGCGGTCAGAAAGGGCCAGCGGCTGACGCTGGGTCTGCCCAGCCGCGGCATGCGCAGCTATCTGGCCGTTGACGGCGGCTTTGCGCTGGAGCCGGTGCTGGGCTCTTCCGGCACCGATCTGCAGGCCGGTTTCGGCGGTTTTTCCGGGCGCAGGCTGGCCGACGGTGACCGTCTGCCGCTGCAGCCTGCGCGGCGCTTCAAACGCCCGGTCGGCGTGCGTCAGCTGCTGTGGGGCAACCGGGTGCGGGCGCTGCCCGGACCGGAGTATCAGGAGTTCAGCGAGGAGAGTCAGCATGCGTTCTGGCGCTCCGCCTGGCGGCTCGATCCGCAAAGCAACCGCATGGGTTACCGGCTGCAGGGGAACCGCCTGGAGCGGGAGAATAGCCGCGATCTGCTCTCCCACGGGCTGGTTCCCGGCGTGGTGCAGGTGCCGCCGGCCGGGCAACCGATCGTGCTGCTGGGCGATGCGCAAACCACCGGTGGTTACCCGCGTATCGCCTGCGTGATCGAAGCCGATCTTTACCATCTGGCCCAGCTGCGGCTGGGGGAACCGCTGCACTTTGTGCACTGTACGCTGGAAGAGGCGCAGCGGGCCAGAGCTGAACAGCAGCGCGCGCTGCAACGCATGATCTGGGGGCTGAACCATGAAGATTGA
- the pxpA gene encoding 5-oxoprolinase subunit PxpA, which produces MKIDLNADLGEGAGSDAELLQLVSSANIACGFHAGDAGTMLQSVRLALAAGVAIGAHPSFPDRENFGRSAMQLPPETVYAQLLYQVGALQTIVRSEGGRLVHVKPHGMLYNQAAGDAALADAIALAVRAVDPALMLVGLANSELIRAGQRHGLVTRQEVFADRGYRADGTLVPRGQPGALVESDAQAITQTLSMVQQGRVQSLSGEWVNVRAETVCLHGDGAHALEFAHRLRGAFRQQQIRVSAAD; this is translated from the coding sequence ATGAAGATTGATCTTAACGCGGATCTCGGTGAAGGGGCGGGAAGCGACGCTGAGCTGCTGCAGCTGGTCTCATCGGCCAATATTGCCTGCGGCTTTCACGCCGGTGATGCCGGCACCATGCTGCAGTCGGTGCGGCTGGCGCTGGCGGCGGGAGTCGCGATTGGCGCACATCCTTCGTTCCCCGATCGTGAGAACTTTGGCCGCAGTGCTATGCAGCTGCCGCCGGAGACGGTGTATGCCCAGCTGCTCTATCAGGTCGGGGCGCTGCAAACAATCGTCCGCAGCGAAGGCGGGCGGCTGGTTCACGTGAAGCCGCACGGCATGCTCTACAACCAGGCGGCGGGCGATGCCGCGCTGGCTGACGCCATTGCCCTCGCGGTGCGGGCGGTCGATCCGGCGCTGATGCTGGTGGGGCTGGCCAACAGCGAACTGATCCGCGCCGGCCAGCGCCACGGCCTGGTAACGCGTCAGGAGGTGTTTGCCGATCGTGGCTATCGGGCAGACGGCACGCTGGTGCCGCGCGGCCAGCCGGGGGCGCTGGTGGAGAGTGATGCCCAGGCGATTACGCAGACGCTGAGCATGGTGCAGCAGGGGCGGGTACAGTCTCTCAGCGGCGAGTGGGTTAACGTGCGGGCAGAGACGGTTTGCCTGCACGGCGACGGGGCGCATGCGCTTGA
- a CDS encoding 2-thiouracil desulfurase family protein, with protein MSEKIPVGISACLLGEKVRFDGGHKRNEFATEQLAPFLRFEPVCPEMAIGLPTPRPALRLTEEPGGETALSFSNGQAAPVTQQMQHFSAEKVSQLQHLCGYIVCAKSPSCGMERVRVYQPDNNNNRKAGTGIFTRELMAQMPWLPVEEDGRLHDPLLRENFVTRVYALHEFNQLWQSGLTRAGLMAFHTRYKLLLLAHSQPLYREIGPFVAAMGQWDSLDAFAVAYRQRLMDLLKTEATRSNHTNVLMHVQGYFRRQLKSSQRQELAGLIDCYRRGVQPLLAPITLLKHYMNEYPHPWLTEQRYFAPYPDQLCLRYGH; from the coding sequence ATGAGCGAAAAAATTCCTGTTGGCATCAGCGCCTGCCTGCTGGGTGAAAAAGTCCGTTTTGATGGCGGCCACAAGCGCAACGAATTTGCCACCGAGCAGCTGGCACCCTTTCTGCGCTTTGAACCAGTGTGCCCGGAGATGGCTATCGGCCTGCCCACCCCTCGCCCGGCGTTGCGCCTGACCGAGGAGCCGGGCGGCGAAACGGCGCTAAGCTTCAGCAACGGCCAGGCTGCGCCGGTGACGCAGCAGATGCAGCATTTTTCAGCTGAGAAAGTCAGCCAGCTGCAGCACCTCTGCGGCTATATCGTCTGCGCAAAATCCCCCAGCTGCGGCATGGAGCGGGTGCGCGTCTATCAGCCTGATAACAACAACAACCGTAAAGCCGGTACCGGCATCTTCACCCGCGAACTGATGGCGCAGATGCCGTGGCTGCCGGTGGAGGAGGACGGCCGCCTGCACGATCCGTTGCTGCGCGAGAATTTCGTGACGCGCGTCTATGCGTTACATGAATTTAATCAGCTGTGGCAGAGCGGTCTGACCCGCGCCGGGCTGATGGCGTTCCATACCCGCTACAAACTGCTGTTGCTGGCGCATTCGCAGCCGCTGTACCGGGAAATTGGGCCGTTTGTGGCGGCGATGGGCCAGTGGGACTCGCTGGACGCCTTTGCCGTGGCCTATCGTCAGCGGCTGATGGATCTGCTGAAAACCGAAGCCACGCGCAGCAACCATACCAACGTGCTGATGCACGTTCAGGGCTACTTCCGCCGCCAGCTGAAGTCATCCCAGCGTCAGGAGCTGGCCGGGCTGATCGACTGTTACCGCCGCGGGGTGCAGCCGCTGCTGGCGCCGATTACCCTGCTTAAACACTACATGAATGAGTATCCGCACCCGTGGCTGACCGAACAGCGCTACTTCGCGCCTTACCCTGACCAGCTGTGCCTGCGCTACGGACACTAA
- the kdpE gene encoding two-component system response regulator KdpE: MTTILIVEDEKEIRRFLRKALEGEGFHVVDADTLSRGLIEAATRKPALAILDLGLPDGDGGEFIREVRQWSSLPVIVLSARSDEQDKIAALDAGADDFLTKPFSVGELLARVRVALRHRPAGENSVTPVVTFADITVDIAARRVTRAGSELHLTPIEFRLLVSLLNHPGKVMTQRQLLVQVWGPNAVEHSHYLRIYMGHLRQKLEQDPARPAHLLTETGVGYRFLP; encoded by the coding sequence GTGACCACTATCCTGATCGTCGAAGATGAAAAAGAGATCCGCCGCTTTTTACGCAAAGCGCTGGAGGGAGAAGGCTTCCACGTGGTGGATGCCGACACGCTGAGCCGCGGGCTGATTGAGGCCGCCACCCGTAAACCGGCGCTGGCGATCCTCGACCTGGGACTGCCGGACGGCGACGGCGGGGAATTTATTCGTGAGGTCCGCCAGTGGAGCAGCCTGCCGGTGATCGTGCTCTCCGCCCGCAGCGATGAGCAGGATAAGATCGCCGCGCTGGATGCCGGTGCCGATGATTTCCTGACCAAACCCTTCAGCGTCGGTGAACTGCTGGCCCGGGTGCGGGTGGCGCTGCGCCACCGCCCGGCAGGAGAAAACAGCGTAACGCCGGTGGTGACCTTCGCCGATATCACGGTGGATATTGCCGCACGCCGCGTGACCCGCGCCGGCAGCGAACTGCACCTGACCCCGATTGAGTTTCGTCTGCTGGTCAGCCTGCTGAACCATCCCGGCAAGGTGATGACCCAGCGCCAGCTGCTGGTGCAGGTCTGGGGACCAAACGCCGTTGAGCACAGCCACTACCTGCGCATCTATATGGGCCACCTGCGGCAAAAGCTGGAGCAGGATCCGGCGCGCCCCGCGCATCTGCTGACCGAAACCGGCGTTGGCTACCGGTTCCTGCCCTGA
- a CDS encoding type 2 GTP cyclohydrolase I, which produces MLNTELETLVNQFLNASAFDDYGPNGLQVEGRGEIKKVVTGVTACQALLDEAVRLQADAVLVHHGYFWKNEPSVIKGMKRRRLKTLLANDINMFGWHLPLDAHPQLGNNALLAKMFGIEVKGEVKLLLPWGELTTPLSGEQLGQRIAEVLGRTPLHCGDNAPALIRRVAWCSGGGQGFIDAAAAFGVDAFISGEASEQTIHSAREQGIHFFAAGHHATERCGIQALGEWLAGQHGLDVTFIDIDNPV; this is translated from the coding sequence ATGCTGAATACTGAACTCGAAACGCTGGTAAACCAGTTCCTGAACGCTTCCGCTTTTGACGACTACGGCCCGAACGGCCTGCAGGTGGAAGGGCGCGGTGAGATTAAAAAGGTGGTGACCGGCGTGACCGCCTGCCAGGCGCTGCTCGATGAAGCGGTGCGGCTGCAGGCCGATGCGGTGCTGGTGCACCACGGTTATTTCTGGAAAAACGAGCCGTCGGTGATCAAGGGCATGAAGCGCCGCCGGCTGAAAACCCTGCTGGCTAACGACATCAATATGTTTGGCTGGCACCTGCCGCTGGATGCGCATCCGCAGCTTGGCAATAACGCGCTGCTGGCAAAGATGTTTGGCATTGAGGTGAAGGGAGAAGTGAAGCTGCTGTTACCCTGGGGCGAGCTGACCACACCGCTGAGCGGCGAACAGCTCGGGCAGCGCATCGCTGAGGTGCTGGGCAGAACGCCGCTGCACTGCGGCGATAATGCACCGGCGCTGATCAGACGCGTGGCCTGGTGCAGCGGCGGCGGTCAGGGCTTTATCGATGCGGCGGCCGCCTTTGGTGTTGATGCCTTTATCAGCGGTGAAGCTTCTGAGCAGACCATCCACAGCGCCCGCGAGCAGGGCATCCACTTCTTTGCCGCCGGACACCACGCCACCGAACGCTGCGGCATTCAGGCACTCGGTGAGTGGCTGGCCGGGCAGCACGGGCTGGACGTGACCTTTATAGATATTGATAACCCGGTCTGA
- the fldA gene encoding flavodoxin FldA yields the protein MAIVGIFFGSDTGNTENIAKMIQKQLGKDVAEVRDIAKSSKEDLEAFDILLLGIPTWYYGEAQCDWDDFFPTLEEVDFNGKLVALFGCGDQEDYSEYFCDAMGTLRDIIEPNGAVLVGFWPTEGYHFEASKGLADDNHFLGLAIDEDRQPELTNDRVEKWVKQIFDELQLKEIIEA from the coding sequence ATGGCAATCGTAGGCATTTTCTTTGGCAGCGATACGGGCAATACGGAAAACATTGCAAAGATGATCCAGAAGCAACTGGGTAAAGACGTTGCAGAGGTTCGTGATATTGCCAAAAGCAGCAAAGAAGACCTGGAAGCCTTCGATATTCTGCTGCTGGGCATTCCGACCTGGTATTATGGTGAAGCCCAGTGTGACTGGGACGACTTCTTCCCGACGCTGGAAGAGGTTGATTTCAATGGTAAACTGGTTGCCCTGTTTGGCTGTGGCGATCAGGAAGACTACTCAGAGTACTTCTGTGACGCGATGGGTACCCTGCGCGACATTATCGAGCCAAACGGCGCGGTGCTGGTAGGCTTCTGGCCAACCGAAGGCTACCATTTTGAAGCCTCTAAAGGTCTCGCCGATGATAACCACTTCCTCGGCCTCGCCATTGATGAAGATCGCCAGCCTGAGCTGACCAACGATCGCGTTGAGAAGTGGGTAAAACAAATTTTTGATGAACTTCAGTTAAAAGAGATCATCGAAGCTTAA
- the phrB gene encoding deoxyribodipyrimidine photo-lyase — translation MLTHLVWLRNDLRIHDNSALYAACRSEGARVLALFIATPGQWQSHDMAPKQAEYIWQNLQSLQQSLAEKGIPLFLQQCDDFDASVTLLQDFCREHRVDRLFYNYQYEVNERQRDAAVERTLFDDEVMVQGFDDSLLLPPGSVLTGSREMYKVFTPFSKAFVKRLKEGLPECVPAPAVRPDGPLSTPDALQPFDYPREAFDDRLFPVGEKAAIARLREFCQQPVTEYPDKRDLPALDGTSRLSACLATGVLSPRQCLHRLLKQHPHGLDDTRVFVWLNELIWREFYRHLMVAFPALCRHQPFIKWTRNVRWREDAALLQAWQQGKTGYPIVDAAMRQLNALGWMHNRLRMITASFLVKDLLIDWRQGERYFISQLIDGDLAANNGGWQWAASTGTDSAPYFRIFNPTTQGERFDLSGEFIRRWVPELSRVPEKYIHQPHEWAKKNQQKLDYPAPIVEHKQARQQTLDAFEAARKQMD, via the coding sequence ATGCTGACCCATCTGGTCTGGCTGCGTAACGACCTGCGCATTCACGACAACTCTGCCCTTTATGCTGCCTGCCGCTCAGAGGGCGCGCGGGTGCTGGCGCTGTTTATCGCCACGCCTGGCCAGTGGCAGTCCCATGATATGGCCCCGAAACAGGCGGAATACATCTGGCAGAACCTGCAGTCCTTGCAGCAATCGCTGGCGGAGAAGGGCATCCCGCTGTTTCTGCAGCAGTGCGACGATTTCGACGCTTCCGTGACGCTACTGCAGGATTTCTGCCGCGAACACCGTGTGGACCGCCTGTTCTATAACTATCAGTACGAGGTAAATGAGCGTCAGCGCGATGCCGCCGTCGAACGCACGCTGTTTGACGACGAAGTGATGGTGCAGGGCTTTGACGACAGCCTGCTGCTGCCGCCGGGCAGCGTGCTGACCGGCAGCCGCGAGATGTATAAGGTGTTTACCCCGTTCAGCAAAGCCTTCGTTAAACGCCTGAAAGAGGGCCTGCCGGAGTGCGTGCCCGCGCCCGCCGTGCGCCCGGATGGACCGCTGTCCACGCCTGATGCGCTGCAGCCGTTTGATTACCCGCGTGAGGCGTTCGACGATCGATTGTTCCCGGTGGGGGAGAAAGCGGCGATTGCCCGGCTGCGGGAGTTCTGCCAGCAGCCGGTCACCGAGTACCCGGATAAACGCGATCTGCCGGCGCTGGACGGCACCAGCCGCCTGTCCGCGTGCCTGGCGACGGGGGTGCTGTCGCCGCGTCAGTGTCTGCATCGTCTGCTGAAGCAGCATCCGCACGGGCTGGACGATACCCGGGTGTTTGTCTGGCTGAATGAGCTGATCTGGCGCGAGTTTTACCGCCACCTGATGGTGGCCTTCCCGGCGCTATGCCGTCATCAGCCGTTCATTAAATGGACGCGCAACGTGCGCTGGCGCGAGGATGCCGCACTGCTGCAGGCCTGGCAGCAGGGAAAAACAGGCTACCCGATCGTTGACGCCGCCATGCGTCAGCTTAATGCGCTGGGCTGGATGCACAACCGGCTGCGGATGATCACCGCCAGTTTCCTGGTCAAAGACCTGCTGATCGACTGGCGCCAGGGTGAGCGCTACTTTATCTCGCAGCTGATCGATGGCGACCTCGCGGCCAACAACGGCGGCTGGCAGTGGGCGGCGTCCACCGGGACCGACTCGGCCCCCTATTTCCGCATCTTTAACCCGACCACCCAGGGCGAACGCTTTGACCTTAGCGGTGAGTTTATCCGCCGCTGGGTGCCGGAGCTGAGCCGGGTGCCGGAAAAATATATCCATCAGCCTCACGAGTGGGCAAAGAAAAATCAGCAAAAACTCGATTATCCTGCGCCGATCGTGGAACATAAACAGGCACGCCAGCAGACGCTGGACGCCTTTGAGGCCGCACGCAAACAGATGGATTGA
- a CDS encoding YbfA family protein has translation MSHYHHYSSTRVCVRRCAALLIGVLALPVMLFRSDRARFYSYLHRFWLKTSDQPVWLSQAEAAGIDFY, from the coding sequence ATGAGTCACTATCATCACTATTCATCAACGCGGGTCTGTGTACGTCGCTGCGCCGCACTGCTTATTGGCGTGCTGGCGCTGCCGGTGATGCTGTTCCGCTCCGACCGCGCGCGTTTCTACAGCTATCTGCACCGTTTCTGGCTGAAGACCAGCGATCAGCCGGTCTGGCTGAGCCAGGCAGAAGCGGCAGGCATCGATTTCTATTAA